From the genome of Abyssicoccus albus, one region includes:
- a CDS encoding ring-cleaving dioxygenase, which produces MKQLKGIHHVTAITSDAEKIYEFFTHILGLRLVKKTVNQDDIHTYHLFFADDIGSAGTDMTFFDFPGISKGRHGRNEIQRTYFRVQSDAALLYWKQRFETYHVEHEDIVKQFGVNVLPFEDFDGQLYALISDEGQTGVAPGTPWKDGPIEQQMAIVGLGPVVLNVSQVDHMEEILKQVYEMNLIQKEDHMSLFEMGEGGNGARVIIQKNEDELGAINGYGTVHHVAFRVDNTEQLYEWINRYNEVGLPNSGYVDRFYFKSLYARIPNGILFEIATDGPGFMEDEPYETLGETLSLPPKLEPNRQLIESEVRHIDTIYKKK; this is translated from the coding sequence ATGAAACAACTAAAAGGAATACACCATGTTACAGCGATTACGAGTGATGCCGAAAAAATATATGAATTTTTTACTCACATTTTGGGGTTAAGGTTAGTGAAAAAAACAGTGAACCAAGATGATATTCATACATATCATTTATTCTTTGCAGATGATATAGGCAGTGCAGGTACAGATATGACATTTTTTGATTTCCCGGGAATATCGAAAGGACGTCATGGTCGTAACGAAATACAAAGAACATACTTCAGAGTACAGTCAGATGCAGCGCTATTATATTGGAAACAAAGGTTTGAAACATATCATGTAGAACATGAAGATATTGTTAAACAATTCGGAGTAAATGTATTACCGTTTGAAGATTTTGATGGACAACTTTATGCATTGATATCGGATGAAGGTCAAACTGGAGTTGCACCTGGAACACCTTGGAAAGACGGACCTATTGAACAACAAATGGCGATTGTAGGTTTAGGACCAGTCGTATTAAATGTAAGTCAAGTTGATCATATGGAGGAAATTTTGAAACAAGTATATGAAATGAATCTAATTCAAAAAGAAGATCATATGTCATTATTTGAAATGGGTGAAGGTGGTAATGGTGCACGAGTTATCATTCAAAAGAATGAAGATGAATTAGGTGCTATCAATGGATATGGCACTGTGCACCATGTAGCATTTAGAGTAGATAATACTGAACAACTTTATGAATGGATAAATAGATATAATGAAGTAGGATTACCAAATTCAGGTTATGTCGATCGTTTTTACTTTAAATCGTTATACGCAAGAATACCGAATGGCATTTTATTTGAAATTGCTACTGATGGTCCGGGTTTTATGGAAGATGAACCATATGAAACGTTAGGGGAGACATTATCATTGCCACCAAAATTAGAACCGAATAGACAACTCATTGAATCAGAAGTGCGACATATTGACACAATATATAAAAAGAAATAA
- a CDS encoding sulfite exporter TauE/SafE family protein yields MDMLAYFLIFFIGIFVGFINIVSAGGSLIALPALIFFGLPSQTANGTNRVAIFFQNLSAIYEFNRHGLLRWKLSILVAIPTTIGSIVGAKFAVDLPDEIFNRILAIVMILVLFVIFIKPQKFINQEREHLTKLMYVTLCIVFFFIGIYGGVIQAAVGFLFIIAFRIFMPTLSYAEIQSLKTLIITIYLLISTVIFVIEGHVHLGYVVALGLGNVIGAYYGGKFTATVEEKYLNIVMAVIVIGLAIKLLIDSL; encoded by the coding sequence ATGGATATGTTGGCTTATTTTTTAATATTTTTTATTGGAATTTTTGTAGGTTTTATTAATATTGTATCTGCAGGTGGTTCATTGATTGCACTACCTGCTTTGATCTTTTTTGGTTTGCCATCTCAAACAGCGAATGGGACAAATCGTGTCGCAATTTTTTTCCAAAACTTATCAGCAATTTATGAATTCAATCGACATGGCTTATTAAGATGGAAACTTTCAATTTTAGTTGCCATTCCTACGACCATTGGATCAATCGTTGGGGCTAAATTTGCAGTAGATTTACCAGACGAAATTTTCAACAGAATACTAGCTATTGTAATGATTTTAGTATTATTCGTCATATTTATTAAACCTCAAAAATTCATTAACCAAGAAAGAGAACATTTAACTAAATTGATGTATGTCACTCTATGTATAGTCTTTTTCTTTATTGGAATTTATGGTGGTGTTATTCAAGCGGCAGTAGGATTCTTATTTATCATAGCATTTAGAATATTTATGCCAACGTTAAGTTATGCTGAAATTCAAAGCTTGAAAACTTTGATTATTACAATATACTTGTTAATTTCAACAGTGATTTTTGTAATAGAAGGACATGTTCATCTAGGCTATGTTGTCGCACTTGGCTTAGGTAATGTGATTGGAGCTTATTATGGCGGTAAATTCACCGCAACAGTTGAAGAGAAATATTTAAATATTGTGATGGCTGTTATTGTTATTGGGCTTGCGATTAAGTTATTAATTGATTCATTATAA
- a CDS encoding YwiC-like family protein, whose translation MKFKKQSQHGVWAMIFAPIILGIIFSNVNWYHLLFVITWTLSFMTFDHILFYFKKRKKRIPYLKSGLLLCIVTTVITCIIIVNYPQLIYFYLSMIPFIIMNLYFSISKKDRLIWNDIAGITNFAIGGLMSGWIGNQALHFEVFILTMLFFIGTVFFVKTMIREKNNPQYKLYSWVYHSIALIAVIFIHPLYLLAFLPSLIRSIVFYGQGLPMKKIGIIEIVNVCWFVIIIALI comes from the coding sequence ATGAAATTCAAAAAGCAAAGTCAACATGGTGTGTGGGCAATGATATTTGCACCAATAATACTTGGCATTATATTTTCAAACGTGAATTGGTACCATCTTTTATTTGTTATCACCTGGACTTTATCATTTATGACTTTCGATCATATCCTTTTTTACTTTAAAAAAAGAAAGAAACGTATTCCTTACTTAAAGTCTGGTTTGTTGTTATGTATTGTTACAACAGTCATTACATGCATCATTATTGTAAATTATCCTCAGTTAATCTATTTCTATTTATCGATGATTCCATTTATCATCATGAACCTATATTTTTCAATATCTAAAAAAGACCGACTAATATGGAACGATATAGCGGGTATAACCAACTTTGCAATTGGTGGCTTAATGAGTGGTTGGATCGGAAATCAAGCACTTCATTTCGAAGTTTTTATTTTAACAATGCTGTTCTTTATAGGTACAGTCTTTTTTGTTAAAACAATGATTCGAGAAAAGAATAACCCTCAGTATAAACTTTACAGTTGGGTATATCATTCCATCGCATTAATTGCTGTAATTTTTATACACCCTCTATATCTATTAGCTTTTCTACCTTCATTAATTAGATCAATTGTCTTTTATGGGCAAGGTCTACCGATGAAGAAAATCGGTATTATTGAAATTGTAAATGTATGCTGGTTCGTAATCATCATCGCTTTAATCTAA